Proteins from a single region of Candidatus Korarchaeum sp.:
- a CDS encoding site-specific DNA-methyltransferase has protein sequence MRKIGKIFEFNKIDNSWVPKLILGDVREVLPRLPDNFIDCVITSPPYWMQRDYGHPDQIGREGTPEEYVKTIADIFELIRPKLKRTATIFLNVGYKYLNERLILIPEMIALEMESRGFSLRNKIIWWKPNAMPTPARNRLNNVYEPVLFFIRDDGKEVYYFNLEEISPKSRTLDHYANLFSFTPQELIGVRAIDSLSGRETKEGKVIGVRFTQKKILEVLIQWEDGAEWLPFGDPLKNYPERISFSCPECGASISEWDIRLSFANLGEMICPECGALLCSDPETFPIPSFPNSPYEGPQEIKEIIDPSVKIKKYVTKIPRNSKFVRAELDKILTASPAGRLAVQGEYISIKRRWEAPQPLIAKFLRYWRNLKRVSIEDIDRELGYSYTAGHWFRLDFGWWGKGGSVPRPGDWGRLKKLLGFNDIYDKLVTERVAVLQTVKPHETGKNPGDVQGIEVEEILEDFKRNYEIMREAGDIWKIKLEPYPEAHFSIFPTKLVETAMRMGCPPRGVVLDPFAGSGTVGEVAMRLNRKAILIELIPEFADLIRKRCGGKVEIISYEDLV, from the coding sequence ATGCGAAAAATTGGGAAAATATTCGAGTTCAATAAGATAGATAATTCATGGGTCCCGAAGCTCATACTCGGCGATGTGAGGGAAGTGCTCCCCCGCCTCCCGGATAATTTCATCGATTGCGTTATCACCTCCCCGCCGTATTGGATGCAGAGGGACTACGGGCATCCGGATCAGATAGGTAGGGAGGGGACGCCGGAGGAATACGTTAAAACAATAGCTGATATATTTGAACTCATTCGGCCAAAGCTAAAAAGAACAGCGACTATTTTTCTCAATGTTGGTTATAAATATTTAAACGAACGCCTCATCCTTATCCCTGAAATGATAGCTTTAGAGATGGAGAGTAGGGGTTTCTCACTGAGGAATAAGATAATCTGGTGGAAGCCTAATGCGATGCCTACTCCAGCTAGGAACAGGCTTAACAATGTATACGAGCCAGTCCTCTTTTTTATCAGGGACGACGGCAAGGAAGTATACTATTTCAACCTCGAGGAGATATCACCAAAGAGCAGGACGCTCGATCATTACGCTAATTTGTTTTCCTTCACTCCACAGGAATTAATAGGAGTTAGAGCGATAGATTCTCTCTCAGGGAGGGAGACTAAAGAAGGTAAAGTTATTGGAGTCAGATTCACTCAAAAGAAGATCCTTGAGGTCCTGATTCAATGGGAAGATGGGGCCGAATGGTTGCCCTTCGGCGACCCGCTGAAGAACTACCCCGAGAGGATAAGCTTCTCATGCCCTGAATGCGGGGCCTCGATAAGCGAATGGGACATAAGACTATCCTTCGCGAATCTGGGGGAAATGATATGCCCGGAATGCGGAGCATTGCTCTGCTCAGATCCTGAGACATTTCCGATACCATCATTCCCGAATTCTCCATACGAGGGCCCACAAGAGATAAAAGAAATAATAGACCCATCCGTTAAAATAAAAAAATATGTCACAAAAATCCCGAGAAACAGTAAATTCGTGAGGGCTGAATTGGATAAGATCCTCACAGCTTCTCCCGCTGGGAGGCTCGCGGTCCAGGGGGAGTACATCTCGATCAAGCGCAGATGGGAAGCTCCCCAGCCCTTAATAGCAAAATTTTTAAGATATTGGAGGAACCTCAAGAGAGTATCAATAGAAGATATAGATAGAGAGTTAGGTTACTCTTACACAGCGGGACACTGGTTTAGACTCGACTTCGGTTGGTGGGGGAAGGGGGGCTCCGTACCGCGACCCGGTGATTGGGGCCGCCTGAAGAAACTGCTAGGCTTCAACGACATCTATGATAAATTAGTTACTGAAAGGGTGGCAGTGCTTCAGACAGTTAAACCTCATGAAACGGGGAAAAATCCCGGGGATGTTCAGGGGATTGAGGTGGAGGAGATACTCGAAGATTTCAAGAGGAATTATGAGATAATGAGAGAAGCCGGGGATATTTGGAAGATAAAACTCGAGCCCTATCCGGAGGCCCATTTCTCAATCTTTCCGACGAAATTAGTTGAGACAGCTATGCGTATGGGCTGCCCGCCGAGAGGTGTCGTTTTGGATCCCTTCGCGGGCTCTGGGACAGTTGGGGAAGTGGCTATGAGGCTCAATAGAAAGGCTATTTTGATAGAGTTGATCCCCGAATTCGCTGATCTCATTAGAAAGAGATGCGGAGGGAAGGTTGAAATTATAAGCTATGAGGACCTAGTTTAA
- a CDS encoding APC family permease, translated as MSDSKDVVPKEVFARRASGLVREASLLDAFYVGFMNQGPPTALLTVFAWGIWLFPSGDLLSSIWIATALGVFGAALTWGILGASMPRSGGSYVYNSRILHPAIGMAVSFADYFIWWLWGVILSPWVADPGLTTLFGMLDMREAAEWCASPYGKFIIATIVRTIAFLSTLFGLRIYLIHQRILATLSTVFLILIGFVIGTHSQAEFISSWNSLAAKYGSLDYDSMIKAAMQADPRVFAPMAGLIVGTFGLVAVHSWWTRYGVEINIIGGEIKRPQRNIMIAQIASVLGPAIIVFAFSLIYPAVVGKEFMYALAVANNVGIEGYKMPFPPNFMGILRVFIDTSSPLGIALAVMMFLSFALNIYIYSVLDFVFASRIAVAWGMDRMGPKWFSEVHPKWASPVKNLIFFYVTSQIGIAYNILSGASPLSFLDCPATEGISFWLMTAIAALIFPFRKKVRSIWETSPYKNWVLAGIPIVSIAAVIDLINIGIVEYYYYTTPELGAITIEGIIAFLFVWIGGALWWYYWRWKNKKEGIDIDLAWMELPPE; from the coding sequence ATGTCCGATTCAAAGGATGTAGTGCCTAAGGAAGTTTTCGCGAGGAGGGCGAGCGGTCTAGTAAGGGAAGCCAGTCTTTTAGATGCTTTCTATGTTGGATTCATGAATCAAGGGCCTCCTACAGCTTTATTGACTGTATTCGCTTGGGGAATATGGCTCTTCCCATCCGGGGATCTGCTGAGCTCGATATGGATAGCTACAGCTCTAGGTGTCTTCGGAGCCGCCCTGACCTGGGGCATCCTAGGGGCATCTATGCCCAGGAGTGGAGGTAGCTACGTCTATAACAGCAGGATACTGCATCCAGCGATAGGGATGGCCGTCAGTTTCGCTGATTATTTCATCTGGTGGCTCTGGGGCGTGATTTTATCTCCTTGGGTGGCTGATCCCGGATTAACGACGCTCTTCGGTATGCTAGATATGCGTGAAGCGGCTGAGTGGTGCGCCTCCCCGTATGGTAAGTTCATAATAGCCACTATAGTGAGAACTATAGCATTCCTATCCACGCTCTTCGGTCTCAGGATATATCTAATTCATCAGAGGATACTGGCAACCCTATCTACAGTCTTCCTCATACTGATAGGTTTCGTCATAGGTACGCACAGCCAGGCTGAGTTCATAAGTTCATGGAACAGCCTCGCAGCTAAGTACGGATCCCTGGATTACGATAGCATGATCAAGGCAGCTATGCAAGCTGATCCAAGGGTTTTCGCTCCTATGGCAGGGCTCATTGTTGGTACATTCGGCTTGGTGGCTGTCCACTCCTGGTGGACTCGCTACGGGGTCGAGATAAACATAATAGGAGGGGAGATAAAGAGGCCCCAGAGGAACATAATGATAGCTCAAATAGCCTCAGTCCTCGGGCCAGCAATAATAGTTTTCGCTTTCTCACTGATATATCCTGCGGTCGTCGGGAAGGAATTCATGTACGCTTTGGCAGTTGCTAATAATGTCGGTATCGAGGGCTACAAAATGCCCTTCCCACCGAACTTCATGGGGATCCTCAGGGTGTTCATAGACACGAGCAGTCCGCTAGGTATAGCATTAGCTGTGATGATGTTCCTCAGCTTCGCCCTGAACATCTACATATACTCAGTTTTGGATTTCGTTTTCGCGAGCAGGATAGCCGTAGCGTGGGGCATGGACAGGATGGGGCCCAAGTGGTTCTCTGAAGTTCATCCCAAGTGGGCATCTCCAGTCAAGAACCTGATATTCTTCTACGTGACATCCCAGATCGGCATAGCTTACAATATACTGAGCGGAGCCAGCCCTCTCTCATTCTTAGATTGCCCTGCTACCGAGGGCATATCCTTCTGGCTCATGACGGCAATAGCTGCTCTGATATTCCCATTCAGGAAGAAAGTGAGATCGATATGGGAGACCTCTCCCTATAAGAACTGGGTCCTGGCCGGCATACCTATAGTATCGATAGCCGCTGTAATTGATCTGATAAACATAGGGATAGTGGAGTACTATTACTACACTACGCCGGAGCTGGGAGCCATAACGATAGAGGGCATCATAGCCTTCCTATTCGTATGGATAGGCGGGGCCCTATGGTGGTACTACTGGAGGTGGAAGAACAAGAAGGAGGGCATAGATATAGATCTAGCGTGGATGGAGCTCCCTCCGGAGTAA